A region from the Aegilops tauschii subsp. strangulata cultivar AL8/78 chromosome 5, Aet v6.0, whole genome shotgun sequence genome encodes:
- the LOC109759662 gene encoding phospholipase A1-Igamma1, chloroplastic-like, producing MSIAGRSLPAVFKRLLQLSVNSAAQPLTSSRPPPVNPHAKFARRGGWDAALLDPLDAGLRAEILRHGDLAQATYDAFDGRYWSPNCGTSLHGLRRMLPALGLAGHGYVATAFIYATCDVDIPRWLMTRLHADAWDDHANWAGYVAVAGAEEASRVGHRDVVVVWRGTMSAEEWFMNLRTGLVPFDAAAEGDGAMVAEGFHTLYTSSNAGNKYGARSARDQVADELKRLVDHFGKRGEEVHVTFTGHSLGGALALLSARDAAAAHPDVPVRAVTFSAPRVGNRAFSGGLTSRNVSVLRVVVKTDLVPTVPRTALEASVSGVLGGLWALAGLRQAFEYVHVGHELALNVSKSPHLKDSHDPVGSHNLELCLHLLDGHESAAGAFRREDGAPRRDVALVNKRSAMLRDTEGIPEKWCQTANKGLERNGSGRWVLPARERDDMPANDVLPLSELD from the coding sequence ATGTCGATCGCCGGTCGTAGCctgcccgccgtcttcaagcgcCTCCTCCAGCTCAGTGTCAACTCTGCCGCACAGCCTCTGACGTCGTCTCGGCCGCCTCCGGTCAATCCGCACGCAAAGTTCGCCCGCCGCGGCGGGTGGGATGCAGCGCTCCTCGACCCGCTCGACGCCGGCCTCCGCGCGGAGATACTCAGGCACGGGGACCTCGCGCAGGCGACCTACGACGCCTTCGATGGCCGCTACTGGTCCCCGAACTGCGGCACCTCCCTCCACGGCCTCCGTCGCATGCTCCCTGCGCTCGGGCTGGCCGGCCACGGGTACGTCGCCACCGCGTTCATCTACGCGACCTGCGACGTCGATATCCCCCGGTGGCTCATGACGCGGCTCCACGCTGACGCCTGGGACGACCACGCCAACTGGGCCGGGTACGTTGCGGTCGCCGGCGCGGAGGAGGCCAGCCGCGTGGGGCACCGGGACGTCGTCGTCGTGTGGCGCGGCACGATGTCGGCGGAGGAGTGGTTCATGAACCTGAGGACGGGCCTCGTGCCGttcgacgccgccgccgagggCGACGGCGCCATGGTGGCCGAGGGGTTCCACACCTTGTACACGTCCAGCAACGCCGGGAACAAGTACGGCGCGCGCAGCGCCCGTGACCAGGTCGCCGACGAGCTCAAGCGGCTGGTGGACCACTTCGGGAAGCGCGGCGAGGAGGTCCACGTCACCTTCACGGGGCACAGCCTCGGCGGCGCGCTGGCCCTGCTCTCGGCCAGGGACGCCGCGGCGGCGCACCCGGACGTCCCCGTCCGCGCCGTCACCTTCTCCGCGCCGCGCGTCGGCAACAGGGCCTTCTCCGGCGGCCTCACGTCGCGCAACGTCAGCGTCCTGCGCGTCGTCGTCAAGACCGACCTCGTGCCGACCGTCCCCCGGACGGCGCTCGAGGCCTCCGTCTCCGGAGTGCTGGGCGGCCTGTGGGCGCTGGCCGGCCTCCGGCAGGCGTTCGAGTACGTGCACGTCGGCCACGAGCTCGCGCTGAACGTCTCCAAGTCGCCGCACCTCAAGGACTCTCACGACCCGGTGGGGTCTCACAACCTGGAGCTGTGCTTGCACCTGCTGGACGGCCACGAGAGCGCCGCCGGCGCGTTCCGGCGGGAGGACGGTGCTCCGCGGCGTGACGTCGCGCTGGTGAACAAGCGTTCGGCGATgctgcgcgacacggagggcattCCGGAGAAGTGGTGCCAGACGGCGAACAAGGGGCTCGAACGCAACGGGTCCGGCCGGTGGGTGCTGCCGGCGCGGGAGCGCGACGACATGCCCGCGAACGACGTGCTGCCGCTGTCGGAGCTGGACTAA